AGCGCTCCCATGAAACGGCCCGCGGCGGCCACGTGCCCATCCGGAGTCACTCCCGCCACGTAGATCTGTCCCTTCAGGCCGCCGAAGTCCTTGCCCCAGACCTGCTGTCCCCGGGCGTCCCAGCGGATGAGGAACGGAGCCCCCGCCCAGTGCCACGTGGTGGCGCCACCCGGGAAGAGGGTCCCGGTGTAGTTGCCGGCGGCGTAGACGTTGCCCTCCCCATCCACCGCGAGCGCGTCCACGCTGACCTGGGGACCGTAGAGCTCGCGCGGCGAGGATGAGACGGCGCGCACCCAGTCCAGGGTTCCCGCCGGGGTGTACCGGGCCACGAAGGCCTTGTCCTCGCGCACCAGCATCTGTCCGCCCAGATCCGCCGAGCCGAACACCTCGCCACCGAGGACGATGGCGCCCTGGGAATCCACGGCGAGCGCGTTGGGCCGGAGCGGCAGCTCATGGCCGCTCGTGGCGAAGGAGCGCGTCCAGACCGGCTGCCCGTGGGCGTCCAGCTTCGCCAGGTAGACATCCTGCACCAACGTCCCACCGCCCAGGTCCGTGGTCCCCCGCTCGAAGCCCGCGAGGACGATGGACCCATCCGGCCCCACGCCCAGCAGGTTGCGCACGTCGTAGTAGCCGAGGCCTCCATTGCGAGAGACGTGCCGCAACTCCCGGGTCCAGAGCCGCCAGCCCCAGGGCGTGTACTTGCTCAGCGAGAGTGTCGCGGAGCCATCGGTGTCGTCTCCGCTGGAGCGGCTGAGGACGACCAGCTCGCCGCGTCGCGTCCACGCCGTGCCCTGGACGAGGTCGAGTCCAGACCCCTTCACGCTCCGGGCCCAGGTCACGCTCCCCGGCCTGCCCCAGCTCCATCCTCCATGCCGTGAGGGAGAATCGTCGTCTGGAGCACCCTCCTCCACCGGTGACCCACCCTGCTCCACGGGTGCCGACTCCACCTCCAGGGGGGCGGGAGACTCCGACCTCTCCGCACCACCGCACGCAATCAGGGACACTGCCGAGAAGAATGCAACCGTGCTGTCGCGCAGCCACGCCATGGGCTCCTCCTTGTGGCGCGGCGACGGTTGGCACCCCTCCCCGGGGTTGCAATGTGTGTCAGACGGATTTCATCTCGGAAAGCGCATGACGAAGGCCTCGAGGAACACGGAAGGCGTGTCCAGGTCGGCCGACGGCTCGCGGATGAAGCCGCGGCGCTGGTACATGCGCGCCACGCCCTGGGCGCCCCGGCGCACGTGCAGGCAGATGGCTCGAACGCGCCAGTCCTCGCGGGCCACGCGCTCGGCCTCGTCCAGCAGGGGAGTCGACAGACCCTGGCCGTGGAAGTCCACGCAGGTGGCCAGGTGCCGCAGGTCCGCCGAGTTGGGCAGCCACGCCTCCGAGCCCATGGCCCCCGGGGGCCACAGTGCCACCGTGCCCACCACACGGCCCTCCAGCTCGGCCACCAACACCTTCGCCACCGCTCGCTTGCCTGCTACGTCCCGGAGGCTGCGCTTGCGCTCCTCCGTGTAGACCACCTCTGGCAGCTTCTTGGCGTACTGGGTGATGAAGGCCTCCACCAGCAGCTCGCCCACGACCGCGTCGTCCTCGGGCCGGGCCTCGCGAATGACCACCCGCTTCAGCAGATCCGTGCTCATGCGGCGGGCTCTATCACGGCTGGGACCGTCCACGAGGGCCGGAGAGCTCCAGATAGCGCTGGATGAGGCGCAGGCGGGCACGCTCGAAGGCCTCGCCGTCGTCCGGCACCTGGGAGGCGGCGGGGATGAGCTCGCGAGCCACCTGCCGGGCGAAGACGGGGTCTCCCGCGTCGCTCACCATCTTCAGCCACTCGTAATCCTGCACGCCCAGGCGGATGAGCTTGAGGCGCAGGGAGGCCACCGGCACGGGAGTGCCGCCGCCGATGCGCTGGAGGGTGCCCGGGTAGAAGAGGGTCCCATCCCCGTTGCCGTTGAAGCGGAACTGATCCTCCCACGCCGAGGCGAGCATCCCCACCGTCTGGTAATACAGCTCGCCGGTGGCGCCTCCGAGGAAGGTCAACCACTGCATGGCGCGGCCCTTCGCCGCCGGGCGATCCAGCATGTACGAGGGCCAGCCCGCGCCCGGCTCGTTCTCCGGCGCGTTGGTGCCATAGGCGCAGCCGTGGCTCATGCAGCTCTGGTACATCCACATCGAGTAGCCGGGCCGGGCGAGGTAGTCCGTGTAGCGCTCCCGCTGGTCTCCCACGTAGGGCGGCTTCGTGCCATCCACGTAGTTGACCGCGGGGGTGACCAGGCTCACCGCGTCCACCAGGTGCTGTGCCTCCAGGTCCTGGATGGGAGCGGTCAGGAGCGTGCGCAGCTCCGGTGCCGACGAGCCCACCACCGCGAGGTTCCGGCGGGTCTCCTCCCAGGAGGAGATGTAGGGGGGCTCGTCTCCCACGTAGGCGTAGGCACGCGACAACCAGCCGCGCTCGCGGAGGTGGGAGACGAAGTCGGCCAGCGCCTCGGGGGTGTACTCCCCCAGGAACTCGATGCTCGTCATCTTCGCGCCGGGCAGACGCGAGGGCGCGGTGCCGTCCAGGAACGGGCCCCAGGTGGCATCGAAGGAGGCCCAGTCCGGCGTGCCCCAGCGGCCCGCTCCACCCGGGGCGCGGGGGAAGGCGCTGGAGAGGGTGATGCGGTGCTCGAGCGCCATGCGGTGATGGTTCGCCAGGAGCGGCTCCAATTCCTGACGGGAGCACTCGGTGCGGCCGAAGTACGCGCGGCACACATGAGGCGGCCACAGGAGGAAGGCGGTGGCGAGGGACGGAGTGCTGGGCAGGACGGCGTTCACCACCGTGAGGCGCACGGGCACCCGCTGGCGGAGCCCCTCACCCGTCACCTCCACCGCGCCATGGTACTCGCCGGGAGGCGCGTTCAAGGGAACGTGCACATCCACCCAGATGGCGCGGGACTCGCGGGCGGACACGTCGAAGGGGAAGGCATTGCGCGTCTCGCCGGCGAGCTCATCCACGTCCGGCACCAGCGCGTCCGGCCAGCGCCCCACCGTCTCTCCGGGCACCGTGGCCCGGCGGGTGGTGAGGAAATCCTCGCGGTAGAGGGTGAGGTCCGCTCCAGCGATGGAGGTGGGGCCATTCAACGCGCTCAGGCTCGCGCGGACGTTCCGCAGCCCCGAGTCTCCGCCGTGCAGGCCCACCTGGAAGGAGACGAACTCGTTGCGCGCGGCCGTGAGGTGGACCGGGGACCGGCCATGAGGCGCCGTATCGGGCATCACCTTCACCATGGAGCTTTCGCCCCACACGGAGGGGCCGGCCGCGGCGGCCGGAAGTGCGGACAGGAGCAGGGTCAGGGGGGCGAGAAGCAGGGAGGGAAGGCGCATGTGCCGGATGAACCGGACCGCCCTGTCCGTGACTTCCCCTCGGGACGAGGCGGCCTCACGGTCCCCTGCCCGGTCTTCGACCCGGGGGGCTCGGTACCCTCACCCTTTCCCTCTCCCGGAGGGAGAGGGGGAGTGGGCTCACGGGCCCGAGCTGTCCGTGATGCTCGCCTCCGCCGTGATGGGCGGCCTCTCGATGGGGAACTTGCGTGTCTCGCACGGCTGGAGCTGGTGGCGCTCTCCTCTCAGCGCGAACTCCAACGGTGCCGCCGCCGGCCACCGGCTGTTGAGCACCAGCGTGTCCTGGGTGATCTCCACCTCCACCATGTTCTTCCGGTAGCGCAGCAGGAACTTCAGCCGCTTCATCCCCTCCGGCAGGTTCGGGTTGAAGTGCAGCACCCCCCCGCGCACCTCGATGCCCGTGTACGCGCGCTGCATCAGGTCCACCGTCCCCGACATCGCGCCCAGGTGGATGCCTTCCGGCGTCGTCCCTCCCTGCACGTCCGAGATGTCGCTCTTGAGCGCCTCGGTGAACAGCTTCCACGAGCGCGGCCGGTCACTGCGCGCCAGCACCCACGAGTGCACCACCCCGCTCAGCGTCGAGCCGTGGGACGTGCGCTGCAGGTAGTACTCCACCGTCCTCGGAATCATCGTCGGGTCGAACGCGTATCCCAGCCGCTCGAGGAGATCCCGCAGTTCCTCCGCCGAGAACAGGTAGAACAGCATCAGCACATCCGCCTGCTTCGACAGTTTGTAGCGGTTGGGCGTGTCGCCCTCGGCCTCGAGGATCCGGTCCAGCCGCTGGATGTCGCCGTAGCGCTTGCGGTACACCTCCCAGTCGAACTCCTGGAGCTGCTCGTAGCCCTCGAACTGGCTGAGCACCCCATCCGCGTGGAACACGAGCCGCATCTTCCGGCTCACGTCGTCCCAGTGCGCCAGCTCCGTCTGGGTCAGCTCCAGCGTCTCGAGCAGCTCGCCCCGCCGCTCGCCGGGCAGCAGCTTCAACACCTCCAATGCCTTGCACAGCACCCATACGGCCATGAGGTTGGTGTACGAGTTGTTGTCGAGCCCCGGCTCCGGCCGGTCCGGGTAGCCCGTGTGGTACTCGTCGGGCCCCATGACGCCGAGAATCTCATAGCGGCGCAGGGACGGGTTCCACCGGGCCATGCTCGCCCAGAAGCGCGCCAGCTCCAGCAACATCTCCGCGCCATAGAAATAGAGGAACTCCGTATCCGCCGTGGCCTCGTAGTATTGCCAGACGTTGTAGGCGATGGCCGCGTTGATGTGCCGCTGCAACGACGTCACGTCCGGGACCCAGCGCCCCGAGCGCGGGTTGAGGTGCACGCGCTGGCTCTCCTCGCGCCCGTCGCTGCCGCTCTGCCAGGGGTACATGGCGCCCCGGAAGCCCGCCTCGCGTGCCGCCTCGCGCGCCCGCCGCAGCCGCCGGTGCCGGTAGCGCAGGAGCGCCCGCGTCAGGGCCGGCAACCGCAGGTTGAGGAACGGGAAGACGAACAGCTCGTCCCAGAAGATGTGGCCCCGGTACGCCTCGCCGTGCCACCCGCGCGCCGGCACGCCCACGTCCTGGTCGATGGAGTGCGGCGACACCGTCTGCAGCAGGTGGAAGATGTGCAGCCGCAGCGTCCGGTGGATGTGGTCCGCCTCGGCCAGCTCCAGGTCCAGGTCGCTGCGGCGCCACAGGTGAGACCACGCCCGCGCGTGTGTGTCCACCAGCTCGTCGAAGCGCGCGGGCGCCACCCCCACCGCGTGCCGGGCCTCCTGCGCCGCCTCGGACACGGCGTGGTCCCTCGACGAGTAGAGCGCCACCACCTTCTCCACCGCCAGCCGCTGGCCCTCGCGCAGCTCCACCGTGAAGTCGTGCGCCAGGTACCCGTCCTCCGTGGCCAGTCCCCTCCGTGCCTCCGCGGGCTGCCCGTCCACGTACAGCCGCGTGCGCGCCGCCTCGGCCACCTCCAGGCGCGACTGCACCGTCTCCACCTCCAGCAGCAGCGTCTCCGCGTCCACCTCCTCCGTCACCAGCGTCCGCAGGTGCTTGCAGTTGAGCTGCCGGTAGCGGGGCACGCCTCCATTCACCACCCGCCCGTCCAGCGCCGAGCGCACCAGCACCCGCCCGCTCCAGTTCTCCGGCACCAGCACCAGCTCCTGCCCCGCCAGGTGCTTGTCCCGCATGTGCACGAAGCGCCGCTGCTCCACCCGCGTGCGCCGCCCCTTCCGGTCCTCGAAGCGCACCGTGCGCAGCAGCAGCCCCCGCGCCATGTCCAGCACCTGCCGGTACTCCAGCAGCGTCACCGCGCGCGCGTTGAACCAGTCGCCGCCCTCGATGCGGAAGGTGAGCGGCAGCCAGTTGGGCATGTTGACCAGGTCCTCGTTCTCCACCACGCGCCCGGCCAGGTCCGTCCTCAGCCGGTTGTACCCGCCCGCCAGGTACGTGCCCGGGTAGTGCGTCTCGTCCGCCTCCGCCTCCGGCGCCGCCCCGCGCGTGGCGAAGTAGCCGTTGCCCAGCGTGCACAGCGCCTCGCGCAGGCCCTCCTTCGCCGGCTCGAAACCCTCGTACGTGAAGAGCCAGTGCTCCGGGTTCATCGCTTCGTCCCTCCCGCGCGGGCGATGAGCAGCTGCAGGAACTGGCGCACCTCCTCCACGTCCGCCAGCGCGTAGTCCGCCGCCGTGGGCCGCTCCGCCTCGCCGCGCACCACCACCCCGAGCCCCCGTCCCTTCAGCGTCTGGAAGGCGTCCTCGTCCGTGAGGTCGTCCCCCACGAACACGGGCAGCACGCCCTCGCGCTCCAGCCCGAGGGCCCGCAGCAGCCACTGCACCGCCCGGCCCTTGTGCCAGTCGATGTCCGGCTGCAGCTCGAAGACCTTCTTCCCGCCGCTCCTGCGCAGCCTCGGGTGGCGCGCGAGCACGCTGGCCACCACGCGCTCCACCTCGGGCACCCGCGCCTCCTCCACGTGCCGCCAGTGCACCGCCACCGTGAAGCGCTTGCGCTCCAGCCGCGTGCCAGGGATTGCCTCCAGCCCCCTGGCCAGCTCCCGCTCCGCCGCGTCCACCTCCGGCAGCAGCGCCATTCCCTCCTCCTGCTGGAAGCAACGCCCGCCCGGCCCCTCGATGTCGAAGCCGTGGCTGCCCGCGAAGTACAGCCCCTCCAACTGGACGAAGCCCTTCAGCACGGGCAGATCCCTCCCGCTCACGGCGGCCACCGGGTAGCGCCGGGCCAGCTCCGCCAGCGTGGCCCGCATCGCGTCCGACAGGCGCGCGTCCTCCGGCTGGGGAACGATGGGCGTCAGCGTGCCGTCATAGTCCAGGAAGACGGCCACCTCCCGCCCCTCCATCCGCCGCAGCAACTCCTCGCGCCGCTCCAACGCCGAGGGCACTTCCCGCATGGGCCGCACTTCCGACGCTCCTTCCTCCACCCTCACGGTGGACAGGTCCGTCACCTCGACGTCCGCACCGGCTCGCACCAGCGCGCCCTCCGGCCCCGCGCGGCGCACCCCGAGGACGAGCCCGAAATGGCCTCGCCGCCCCGCCTGCACTCCAGCCTGGGCGTCCTCCAGCACCACCGCGCGCTCCGGGGCCACGCCCAACCTCCGAGCCGCTTCCAGGAACGTGTCCGGCGCAGGCTTGCCCGGCAACCCCAGCCGCCCCGCCTCCACCCCGTCCACCCGAGCGTCGAAGAGGTGCTCCAGCCTGGCCGCTCGCAGGACCGCCACGCAGTTGCGGCTGGCCGATACCACCGCCGTGCGGAAGCCCGCCGCCCTCAGCCGCTCCAGCAGCCCCACCGCGTTCGCGAACACCCCCACGCCCCGCTGCTCCAACGTCTCGGTGAAGAAGGTGTTCTTGCGCTTGCCCAGCCCGTGCACCGTCTGGGCCTCTGGTCCATCCTCCGGTGTGCCCTCGGGCAGTGACAGCCCGCGGCTCGCCAGGAAGCAGCGGATGCCATCCAGGCGCGGCCGCCCATCCACGTACCGTTGGTAGTCCTCCGGCGTGAAGGGCGGCTCCACGAGCGCGTCGAACAGGCGCTTCCACGCCGCGGCATGCACCTCCGCGGTGCGTGTCACCACGCCGTCCAGATCGAACAGGGCGGCGTCGAAGTCACGGCGGGCGAGGACGACGGCGGCGGGCGCGGACGGCTCGGTGGAGGGCATGGCGGTGACTCCCGTGGAGGACCCATTACGTCCTCTGTACGCCATGCACACGCCATGCCCCTACACGTGAGGCGCGTGTAGGCTTGTTGCCGGAGACGCAACAGGTGTCCTCCGGAGGTTACAACCAAGCTGCAAATATACAGGAGGGATTGACGGATTTCAGGACAAACCTTTACGCTGTCTGCTCTCGAAGCAGGGGGATGTGCCGTCTCAACACTTGGCTCCCGCTGGCTTTTTGCCGACGTTCCGGTCCCCTATCATGCGGATCCGTCGGGAGTGAATTCCGGAAGGCCTGCAATGCGACCCGCATCTCAAGTTGACTCGACCTCCAGCGAGCCGCCCACCACCACCGCGAAGGCAAGTCCCGAGAGCCCACCTGTCGGGTCGGGTCCGGCCGAGACGCCCGTGCCGCTGGTGCTGACGGGCGCACCCACCTCAGTGGATAAGAATCTGGCAGTGGTGGCGCCCGTGACGGCCGAGCCGCGGTCCCCGCGCTTCGCGCCGGGGTTCGCCGCCAAGCTGAACCTGGCGGTGGACCTGGTGCTGGTGGTGACGGCGCTGCTCGTGTCCACGACGATGATGGGCCATGACCTGCACCTGGAGCGCACGGACGTCTGGGTGCTGCTGGGGGTGGGAATCCTGTCGTGGCTGGTGGTGGGCACGGCGCTGTGCCTGTATGACGCGCGGTTCGCGGACCGGGAGCGGCTGGATGACTTGGCGCTCATCTCCATCCAGGTGATGGTCGTCACGGTGGTGCTCTTCCTCACGCGTCTGGTGATGGGCACCGAGTCGTGGATCGTCGCGCTGAGCCTGTTCCCGCCGCTGTTGTGGCCCTCGGTGGCGCTGTTGCGCCTGTACTTCTTCCGGAAGTTGTCGGTGCAGGAGCAGCCGCTGGACGAGGTGCTCATCATCGGCGTGGGAGCGATGGGCCGGCTGACGGGCGAGGACCTGAACAGCAAGCACCGGCGCAAGGTGATCGGCTACCTGAGCTTCAGCAACGACACGGCCACGGCGGCGCCGCCGGCGCCGGTGCTGGGGACGGTGAAGGACCTGGAGAACATCCTGTGCACGGTGCCGGTGGACGAGGTGTTCATCGCCGGGAACATGCTGAAGCACTCGGCGGAGATGCAGAACGCGGTGAAGCTGTGTGAGAACTTCGGGATTCCCTTCGCGCTGCCGGCGTACCACTTCCGGTTCGACCGGGCGCGGCCGGTGGATGACCACGCGGTCTCGGACGGCTACCTGCACTTCATGACGCACGCCTTCCAGCCGCACCAGATGGCGCTCAAGCGGCTCTTCGACATCGTGAGCTCGGCGGCGGCGCTGGCGATGCTCTCGCCGCTGCTGATCGGCGTGGCGCTGGTGGTGAAGTTCACCAGCCGGGGGCCCATCTTCTTCAAGCAGACGCGCGTGGGGCTGCACGGCAAGACGTTCAACATGCTGAAGTTCCGCTCCATGGTGGTGAACGCCGAGGAGCTGAAGGCGAAGCTGGAGGCGCTCAACGAGCAGACGGGACCGGTCTTCAAGATGAAGAACGATCCGCGCATCACGCGGATTGGCCGGTTCATCCGCAAGTACTCCATCGACGAGCTGCCGCAGCTCATCAACGTGCTGCGGGGCGAGATGAGCGTGGTGGGGCCGCGTCCGCCCATCCCGAAGGAGGTGGAGAAGTACGCCGCGTGGCAGCGCCGCCGGTTGTCGGTGCGTCCGGGGCTCACCTGCATCTGGCAGGTGTCGGGGCGCAATCAGATTTCGTTCGAGGAGTGGATGTACCTGGACATGCAGTACATCGACCACTGGAGCCTCAAGAACGACATCAACCTGATCCTCAAGACGGTGCCCGTGGTGCTCACGGGCAGCGGCGCGAGCTGACGGAGATGAGGCGCGCTGGGCCCTCGGGAGTGGGGCTCAGCGCACGGGTACTTCCCGGAGGGAGAACTCCTCGAAGCCGAGCCGCCGCAGGGTGTCGGCGAAGCGCTCGGTGATGACCAGGGTCGCGCTGCCGTTGCGCAACCGGAACAGGTCCAGGTGCTCTGGTAGCGAGGCCCCATCGAGCAGCGGCTCCTTCGGACGGCCGAATTTGTAGCTGCCACACGTCTCGCAAGGCGCCAGGTCGACCGGCGGCAGGCAGCCCGGGTGGTAGAGGCCGTGCAGTTCGATCTCCAGTTCCAGCAACTCCGGTGAGTTCTTCTGCCGGAAGCGCAGCTCCGTACGGCAGCCCTTGAGCCCGCGGAGCCCCTCTGCATGGAGCTGCTCCAACGCCTCACGGCGGATGAGCACCAGCCAGGGATACTGGATGAGGATTTGCGCGATGTTGCCGCGCGCCGAGCCCACGAGCGGCCCGAAGTGGGTGCCAGGTCTCAGCCTCGCTGAAGCGGGGACCAGGGGTCGAACCATCTGCCGCAGACGCTCGAACCTCCCGTAGTCCTCCTCCAACCAGGACTTCTCGAGCTGCTTCGCCTCGGGGAACTCCGACAGGTCCACGCTCGGGTAGGCCTCCGCGATGCCCGCCGCATTGCCGCCACACGTGGGGCACAGCAAGCCGGGCAGGCCCCACTTGTGTTCCGCGTGGTACTCGCCCGTGTAGCGCGCGGTCCCGTACGGGACGGAATCCAGCTCGTAGAATCTCATCTCCTCCTCAGAACTCGATCGGGGGCGGCAGCCTCGTCTTGCCATAGTACGGCTGCAAGGGGGCCATCACTCCAAAACGCACGCACAACTCCCAGGCGTGCTTCCAGATCTCCTCCTTCGTCACCTCCCTGCCCTCATTTTCCCGGATGAACTGCCACCACGCAGCATTCCAGGGACCACCATTTGGCCCTCGATGGATGCTTTTGTGCAGGGTCGTCTCGATGAACATCGTCCACCGATGGATGTCGATGCCCTTGCTCTTGAACCACTTCTTGAACGCCTGCGGGAAGAGGTGGTGCTTCTCGTGAGGCCGGTTGAGCTTCTCGTCGGCCTCCTCCATCTGTTGCTGCTGACTGGGCAGCAGGTTGCGCAGGTGGTGGTTGCGCCAGGGAATGACGAAGACGGCGCCCTTCTGCTTGGGCAGCGGCAGCGGGCCTCCCCAGTACCTCATGGGTGAGCCGCTGTTCACCGCTACGCCCGGGTTGGCCCACGTCTTCACCACCTGCCCGGGCACCACCTCCTCGCCCGAGCCCACCGTGGCCACGGCCTGTGCCACGGCCTCGCAGCGGAAGAAGCCGCACACCTCCTCGTCACACAGCAGGACGAGACACGACTCCCCTTCCTCCTCCTGTGCCTCCTGGTAGGTGGTGTCGAGCGCTTGCGCCTCGTGCAGCACCGTGCCCGAGGCCGCGCAGCCGGACAGCCACACGCCGAGCAGCAGCCCCCACAGCTTCCACGTCTTCATGACGCTCATCCCCCTCGGGTGGAAGGGTCCCACCCCTCGCGCCCCATGGCGCGGACGATAGCGCGCCAGGGCATGCCAACGCGGCCGGATGCGACACTTCCGCAAACGTGTCTCAGGCGAGAATCCGTGGAGTGGGGCTCAGCGCACGGGTACTTCCCGGAGGGAGAACTCCTCGAAGCCGAGCCGCCGCAGGGTGTCGGCGAAGCGCTCGGTGATGACGAGGGTCGCGCTGCCGTTGCGCAGCCGGAACAGGTCCAGGTGCTCCGGTAGCGAGGCCCCATCGAGCAGCGGCTCCTCTGGACGGCTCGGCTCGTAGCTGCCGCACCGCCTGCACGGCACGATGTCGGTCGGCGGCATGCAGTCCGGGTGGTAGAGGCCGTGCTGCTCGATCTCCAGCGCCCGCAGCTCCGGTGAACACTCCTGTCGGAAGCGCAGGTCCGTGCGGCGGCCATTGAGTCCACGGATTCCCTCGGCCTGGAGCTGCTCCAACGCATCACGGCGCATGAGCACCAGCCACGGGTTCTGGATGAAGATCTGCACGAACTTGTCGCGAGCCCCACTGGCCTGATTCGCCTCTGGAGAATTCAACGACTCCAGGCTCGGGTAGGACTCCACGTCGCCCGCCAGGGTGCCCGCACAAGAGGAGCACCGAGGGCCGAGCGGGCCCCTCGTGTTTTCAGCGGGGTCCTTGCCCGTGTAGCGAATGGCCCCATCCGGAACGGCATCCAGTTCGTAGAACTTCATTTTCCTCTTCTCCTCGAGAGCTCGACGGGGACGTCCGCCTCCGTTCGAGCATCATGCCCATCAGTCACTTCAGGGGTTCTGCTAAGCTAACTCACTCCGGAGGTCATGTGCCATGGGCTTTTTTTCGAAGCTCCCCGACATGGGCGAAAAAGTGGGGGACTACCGCATCGTCGGCAGGCTGGGCCGAGGTGGCGGCGGCACCGTCTTCAAGGCCGAGCGCGCTGGCCGCCTCGTCGTCCTCAAGTTCCTGCATGCCTCCGCGCTCGGCGGCCGGGCCCGGCGCGAAATCAGCATCCTGCTGCGCCTGGACAGCCCTCGCGTGGTGCGCTTCATCGGGTGCGACCAGTGGCCCGAGCCCCAGGAGGGCACGCCCTACATCGTCATGGAGTTCGTCGAGGGCCCGACCCTGGAGGTCTACGCACGGGCGAACAACCCGCCGGCCCGCCGGGCCGCGCACCTCATGCTGGAGGCCGCGCTCGCGCTGGGGGAGGTGCACCAGCAGGACGTCCTTCACCGCGACCTCAAACCCGAGAACATCCTCATCCGGAGCGAGGGCGAGCAGCCCGTCCTCATCGACTTCGGCGTGGGCTCGTACCTCGGGGCGCCCCACCTCACCCACAGCATCCTGCCCCCAGGCACCTACGAGTTCCGCTCGCCCGAGGCCTACCGCTTCAGCCGGGACATGGTGGGGGATGACCTGTACGAGTTCACCCGGGCCGATGACGTATGGGCCCTCGGCGTCACCTTCTATTGGTTGCTGACGAACGCCCTGCCCTTCGGGGACAGGTACGACCCGGAAGGCGGAGGCCTGGCGGAGCGCATCCGCCACATGGAGCCCGTGGCGCCGCACGTGCTCAACCCGCGTGTGCCGCTGGCGCTCTCCGCCCTCTGCCTGCGGATGCTGGAGAAGAAGGTGGAGGACCGGTACACGCGCGTGGAGGAGGTGTGCGAGGCGCTGAGGCAGGTCCTGGCCGAGGCCGGGGGAGAGCCGGGCTGGGATGTGCCCCTGTGCGAGCCGGACGCGCCCGGCGACAGCTCCTCGGAGGAGTCCGCGCGAGTGGACACGGACGGCCCCCTGAGCTGGGCACTGGGGTGGCTCGAGCACGAGCCCCGACGAGGAGTCCCACCCGCCGAGGAGGGGAGCGCGCTGGCCGAGGTGGCGAACGGGCAGCCGGACATGCCCGTGGCCGCTCAGCGGGCCCTATCGGAGGAGGAGTCCATCACCCGTCCCACCGAGCCCCCTCTAAAAGTGCGGAGATGGTGGTCCCTGGCCGTGATCACCGGGACGACCCTCGTCCTGGCCCTGGCCCTGGGCGCTGGGGTGTGGAGCCTCCTGTTCCCGCCATGGGCGGACACTCCCGGCACAGACAGGCCGGATGCACCTCGTGCGTTGGCTGGGCTCTGCCCTACTGTAGATGGCGGCTCCGGCCGTGAAATGGCGCTGGCCAGCGAGGCGCTGAATCCTGCCGCTGGCGAAGGCGCGCTGCCATACCTGCCCTCCCTCCCCGCGTCCGAATTCGCCACCGCCATGCTTCGCAAGGAAGACTCCCGCGTGAAGAACCAAGAGAAGCCCGCGCCGCGGCGCGAGGTGCGACGCTGTGTGCCCATCGCCAAGGAGGTGTGCAAGGGAGCCCTCTGCACGATCGTCCTCGTTGGCTGCACCAGCACCACGCCCCAGGTGCGCCCCACGCCGCAGCCCGCCGATTGCCCCCGCCACGCCGAGGCAACCATGGAGCGGGAGTTGGGCATCGTCATCGGGCATGGGACTACGTTCGCGTTTCCCGAGTTCTTCGACGCGGAGCCGGTCGTCATCACCGTGAAGGAGGGCCCCACCCAGGTCCAGCTAAGAGCCCCACTGGGAAAGCTGCCTCCCGGCACCCTCCTCACCGGAGAGCTGCTCTTCGGGGGCAAGCGCGTCTACGGCCGCTTCACGCAGGCCCTCACGCCCGAGGGGAAACCCTTCCCCGTGTGCATCGAGTTCTATTCGAGCATGCATCCGGGTGTCGTAGTCATGCCCGATAGCGGGCGAGACACCGTCAGGATCTCGTCCCACTCGACCGTGATGTCCACGAATCGCTTCAGCGTGAAGCAGGACAACTAGGTTCCCGTGCTCCTCGTATCTCCTGCCAACCTGCTGGCGGTGGCGCTCATCGCCATGACCGCGGATGTTCCAGAGCACCCCCAGCCACCCTCCTGTGAATCAGGCGACCTCCGGGTGCAGCTGGACGCGGACGCAGACAGGAACACACGCGCGTTGTGCATCAGCCCGGAACTGTCCACCAACATCTTCTTCGACGCGAACGTGGCGCGCGTGGAGTTGGAGG
The DNA window shown above is from Archangium lipolyticum and carries:
- the epsZ gene encoding exopolysaccharide biosynthesis polyisoprenyl-phosphate hexose-1-phosphate transferase EpsZ, whose product is MRPASQVDSTSSEPPTTTAKASPESPPVGSGPAETPVPLVLTGAPTSVDKNLAVVAPVTAEPRSPRFAPGFAAKLNLAVDLVLVVTALLVSTTMMGHDLHLERTDVWVLLGVGILSWLVVGTALCLYDARFADRERLDDLALISIQVMVVTVVLFLTRLVMGTESWIVALSLFPPLLWPSVALLRLYFFRKLSVQEQPLDEVLIIGVGAMGRLTGEDLNSKHRRKVIGYLSFSNDTATAAPPAPVLGTVKDLENILCTVPVDEVFIAGNMLKHSAEMQNAVKLCENFGIPFALPAYHFRFDRARPVDDHAVSDGYLHFMTHAFQPHQMALKRLFDIVSSAAALAMLSPLLIGVALVVKFTSRGPIFFKQTRVGLHGKTFNMLKFRSMVVNAEELKAKLEALNEQTGPVFKMKNDPRITRIGRFIRKYSIDELPQLINVLRGEMSVVGPRPPIPKEVEKYAAWQRRRLSVRPGLTCIWQVSGRNQISFEEWMYLDMQYIDHWSLKNDINLILKTVPVVLTGSGAS
- the sitA6 gene encoding SitA6 family polymorphic toxin lipoprotein, which translates into the protein MKTWKLWGLLLGVWLSGCAASGTVLHEAQALDTTYQEAQEEEGESCLVLLCDEEVCGFFRCEAVAQAVATVGSGEEVVPGQVVKTWANPGVAVNSGSPMRYWGGPLPLPKQKGAVFVIPWRNHHLRNLLPSQQQQMEEADEKLNRPHEKHHLFPQAFKKWFKSKGIDIHRWTMFIETTLHKSIHRGPNGGPWNAAWWQFIRENEGREVTKEEIWKHAWELCVRFGVMAPLQPYYGKTRLPPPIEF
- the sitI6 gene encoding SitI6 family double-CXXCG motif immunity protein, giving the protein MKFYELDAVPDGAIRYTGKDPAENTRGPLGPRCSSCAGTLAGDVESYPSLESLNSPEANQASGARDKFVQIFIQNPWLVLMRRDALEQLQAEGIRGLNGRRTDLRFRQECSPELRALEIEQHGLYHPDCMPPTDIVPCRRCGSYEPSRPEEPLLDGASLPEHLDLFRLRNGSATLVITERFADTLRRLGFEEFSLREVPVR
- the sitI6 gene encoding SitI6 family double-CXXCG motif immunity protein; the protein is MRFYELDSVPYGTARYTGEYHAEHKWGLPGLLCPTCGGNAAGIAEAYPSVDLSEFPEAKQLEKSWLEEDYGRFERLRQMVRPLVPASARLRPGTHFGPLVGSARGNIAQILIQYPWLVLIRREALEQLHAEGLRGLKGCRTELRFRQKNSPELLELEIELHGLYHPGCLPPVDLAPCETCGSYKFGRPKEPLLDGASLPEHLDLFRLRNGSATLVITERFADTLRRLGFEEFSLREVPVR
- the otsB gene encoding trehalose-phosphatase; protein product: MPSTEPSAPAAVVLARRDFDAALFDLDGVVTRTAEVHAAAWKRLFDALVEPPFTPEDYQRYVDGRPRLDGIRCFLASRGLSLPEGTPEDGPEAQTVHGLGKRKNTFFTETLEQRGVGVFANAVGLLERLRAAGFRTAVVSASRNCVAVLRAARLEHLFDARVDGVEAGRLGLPGKPAPDTFLEAARRLGVAPERAVVLEDAQAGVQAGRRGHFGLVLGVRRAGPEGALVRAGADVEVTDLSTVRVEEGASEVRPMREVPSALERREELLRRMEGREVAVFLDYDGTLTPIVPQPEDARLSDAMRATLAELARRYPVAAVSGRDLPVLKGFVQLEGLYFAGSHGFDIEGPGGRCFQQEEGMALLPEVDAAERELARGLEAIPGTRLERKRFTVAVHWRHVEEARVPEVERVVASVLARHPRLRRSGGKKVFELQPDIDWHKGRAVQWLLRALGLEREGVLPVFVGDDLTDEDAFQTLKGRGLGVVVRGEAERPTAADYALADVEEVRQFLQLLIARAGGTKR